A region from the Altererythrobacter sp. H2 genome encodes:
- the pgeF gene encoding peptidoglycan editing factor PgeF codes for MAEAVRVTALSGIPHGFMTRLGGQSTGLVGGLQCGFGAGDDPAAVAANRREAADAVLPGAPLLGLHQVHSADVVTVTDLWDDDHRPTADALVTDRPGVILGIVTADCAPVLFADRQAGIAGAAHAGWRGAHSGVLEATLEAMERLGARRPRMVAAIGPTIAQASYEVDDAFRDQFGPSAEKCFAPGKPGHWQFDLPAYVAGRLRQAGVGAVEDCALDTYALPEQFYSFRRATHRAEPNYGRQLSLIAVA; via the coding sequence TTGGCTGAGGCGGTTCGGGTCACGGCACTTTCCGGTATACCGCACGGATTCATGACCCGGCTTGGTGGCCAGTCCACCGGCCTGGTCGGCGGGTTGCAATGCGGCTTTGGCGCAGGCGATGATCCGGCTGCGGTTGCGGCCAACCGGCGGGAAGCGGCCGATGCAGTGCTGCCGGGCGCGCCGCTGCTGGGGCTGCACCAGGTCCATTCGGCAGACGTGGTGACGGTGACGGACCTGTGGGACGACGACCATCGCCCCACGGCCGATGCGCTTGTTACCGACCGGCCCGGGGTGATCCTGGGCATCGTGACGGCCGACTGCGCCCCGGTCCTGTTTGCTGATCGGCAGGCCGGCATCGCCGGTGCTGCCCATGCCGGATGGCGCGGGGCACACAGCGGGGTGCTCGAAGCGACTCTCGAGGCGATGGAGCGGCTCGGTGCACGGCGGCCGCGCATGGTCGCAGCGATCGGCCCCACTATCGCGCAGGCCAGCTACGAAGTGGACGATGCGTTCCGCGACCAGTTCGGACCGTCTGCGGAAAAGTGCTTTGCTCCCGGGAAACCGGGCCACTGGCAATTCGACCTTCCCGCCTACGTCGCAGGCCGGCTGAGGCAGGCTGGTGTTGGTGCTGTCGAAGATTGCGCGCTCGACACGTACGCCCTGCCGGAGCAGTTCTACTCGTTCCGCCGAGCCACTCATCGGGCCGAGCCGAATTACGGGCGCCAGCTCAGCCTGATCGCGGTTGCGTGA
- a CDS encoding cytochrome c1, whose amino-acid sequence MIRLIAILVGLGFTVVVGWSFGVGAYTAATEGLGEKGAEYTFYQKPKAPAEGFSFAGGLGRWDEAQLQRGYQVYKEVCASCHSLKFVHFRDLAALGYTEGQVKALAAEWTVPGIDPDTGESTTRPGMPTDKFPSPYENNVAAAAANNNAIPPDLSLMAKARPDGSNYIYSLLTGYGEIPAELKQQFPAFETGPGLHFNQYFPNLNIAMAPPLAVDGQVTYAEGSPEPTISQMAQDVAAFLTWTAEPKMEDRKQTGFTVLIFLLFATILAYLSKQQVWSALKRRENG is encoded by the coding sequence ATGATCCGTCTTATCGCAATCCTCGTCGGCCTTGGTTTCACCGTAGTGGTGGGCTGGTCCTTCGGTGTCGGCGCCTATACGGCTGCGACCGAAGGTCTGGGAGAAAAGGGTGCCGAGTACACCTTCTACCAGAAGCCCAAGGCCCCGGCCGAAGGCTTCTCGTTCGCCGGCGGCCTTGGCCGCTGGGACGAGGCGCAGCTCCAGCGCGGCTACCAGGTGTACAAGGAAGTCTGCGCTTCCTGCCACAGCCTGAAGTTCGTGCACTTCCGTGATCTGGCAGCGCTTGGCTACACCGAAGGCCAGGTCAAGGCGCTTGCCGCTGAATGGACCGTGCCCGGGATCGACCCCGATACCGGCGAAAGCACGACCCGCCCCGGGATGCCGACTGACAAGTTCCCGTCGCCCTATGAAAACAACGTTGCGGCGGCAGCGGCCAACAACAACGCCATTCCGCCGGATCTTTCCCTGATGGCCAAGGCCCGTCCCGATGGCAGCAACTACATCTATTCGCTGCTGACCGGTTACGGCGAGATCCCGGCTGAGCTGAAGCAGCAGTTCCCGGCCTTCGAAACCGGCCCTGGCCTGCACTTCAACCAGTACTTCCCCAACCTCAACATCGCCATGGCTCCGCCGCTGGCGGTGGACGGGCAGGTTACCTATGCCGAAGGCTCGCCCGAACCGACCATCAGCCAGATGGCACAGGATGTCGCCGCGTTCCTCACCTGGACGGCAGAGCCGAAGATGGAAGACCGCAAGCAGACCGGCTTTACTGTGCTGATCTTCCTGCTGTTCGCCACCATCCTCGCCTACCTGTCGAAGCAGCAGGTCTGGTCCGCCCTCAAGCGTCGCGAAAACGGCTGA
- a CDS encoding cytochrome b: protein MSFPWAKQYEPATGLTKWLDERLPLPRFVYNAVGAGYPVPRNLSYMWNFGVLAGFFLVLQIITGVVLAMHYAADAAVAFGKVEHIMRDVNWGWLMRYAHANGASFFFIVVYIHIFRGFFYSSYKAPREMIWLLGVVIFLLMMATAFMGYVLPWGQMSFWGAKVITGLFGAIPLVGEPLQVWLLGGFAPDDAALNRFFSLHYLLPFVIAGVVILHIWALHIPGSSNPAGVEVKQESDTVPFHPYYTAKDGFGLGVVLIFFAFMVFFLPNTLGHPDNYIEANPLATPAHIVPEWYFYPFYAILRAFTVDFILSAKLWGVLAMFAAILVWFFLPWLDKGPVRSGHYRPLFRKFFWFGLIPCMVVLFICGGAPAEEPYVMISQIATAYYFLHFLVILPIVSSIERPEPLPFSITEAVLGSDPNAKLGTPAAA, encoded by the coding sequence ATGAGCTTTCCCTGGGCTAAGCAGTACGAGCCGGCCACCGGCCTGACCAAGTGGCTGGACGAGCGCCTGCCGCTTCCGCGTTTCGTGTACAATGCTGTCGGCGCCGGTTATCCGGTCCCGCGCAACCTCAGCTACATGTGGAATTTCGGCGTCCTCGCCGGGTTCTTCCTGGTGCTGCAGATCATTACCGGGGTTGTCCTGGCGATGCATTATGCGGCCGATGCGGCGGTCGCCTTCGGCAAGGTCGAGCACATCATGCGCGACGTGAACTGGGGTTGGCTGATGCGCTATGCCCACGCCAACGGCGCCAGCTTCTTCTTCATCGTGGTCTACATCCACATCTTCCGCGGCTTCTTCTACTCATCGTACAAGGCCCCGCGCGAAATGATCTGGCTGCTGGGCGTGGTGATCTTCCTGCTGATGATGGCAACCGCCTTCATGGGCTATGTGCTTCCCTGGGGCCAGATGAGCTTCTGGGGCGCCAAGGTCATCACCGGCCTGTTCGGGGCAATCCCGCTGGTTGGTGAGCCGCTGCAGGTTTGGCTGCTGGGTGGCTTTGCCCCTGACGACGCTGCCCTCAACCGCTTCTTCTCGCTGCACTATTTGCTGCCGTTCGTGATTGCGGGTGTCGTGATCCTGCATATCTGGGCACTGCACATCCCCGGCTCGTCCAACCCGGCCGGGGTCGAAGTGAAGCAGGAATCGGATACCGTGCCGTTCCACCCCTACTACACTGCCAAGGACGGTTTCGGCCTGGGCGTGGTGCTGATCTTCTTCGCATTCATGGTGTTCTTCCTGCCCAACACGCTGGGCCACCCGGACAACTACATCGAAGCCAACCCGCTTGCGACGCCGGCGCACATCGTGCCCGAATGGTACTTCTACCCGTTCTACGCGATCCTGCGCGCCTTCACGGTCGACTTCATCCTGTCGGCGAAGCTGTGGGGCGTGCTGGCCATGTTCGCAGCCATCCTGGTGTGGTTCTTCCTGCCCTGGCTGGACAAGGGCCCGGTTCGCAGCGGCCATTACCGCCCGCTGTTCCGCAAGTTCTTCTGGTTCGGCCTGATCCCCTGCATGGTGGTGCTGTTCATCTGCGGCGGAGCCCCTGCTGAAGAGCCCTACGTGATGATCAGCCAGATCGCGACGGCATACTATTTCCTCCACTTCCTGGTGATCCTGCCGATCGTGTCATCGATCGAACGGCCGGAGCCCCTGCCGTTCTCGATCACCGAGGCAGTGCTGGGTTCGGACCCGAACGCGAAGCTGGGCACCCCTGCGGCTGCCTGA
- a CDS encoding adenine phosphoribosyltransferase has product MSPDDLKALIRTVPDFPEPGILFRDITTLIGHGTGLAATVEHLAERAHDTGADAIAGMEARGFIFGAAVAVRLGLGFVPVRKPGKLPVATLGVDYALEYGSDRLEIDPTAIHTGQRVAIVDDLIATGGTALAACALLRQAGARVDTALFVIDLPDLGGAERLRASAVSVDALMAFDGH; this is encoded by the coding sequence ATGAGCCCGGACGATCTCAAGGCACTGATCAGGACCGTACCGGACTTCCCTGAGCCCGGAATTCTGTTCCGTGACATCACCACTCTGATCGGCCACGGCACCGGGCTGGCCGCGACGGTCGAACATCTGGCCGAACGCGCCCATGACACCGGTGCGGACGCCATTGCCGGCATGGAAGCCCGCGGTTTCATCTTCGGCGCTGCTGTCGCGGTGCGGCTCGGTCTGGGATTTGTGCCCGTCCGCAAGCCGGGCAAATTGCCGGTTGCGACGCTGGGGGTCGATTACGCACTCGAATATGGCAGCGACCGGCTCGAAATCGATCCCACGGCCATTCACACCGGCCAGCGTGTTGCCATTGTCGATGACCTGATCGCGACCGGCGGAACCGCACTCGCCGCCTGCGCGCTGCTGCGTCAGGCGGGCGCACGGGTAGACACGGCGCTGTTCGTGATCGACTTGCCGGACCTCGGCGGTGCCGAGCGCCTCAGGGCCAGCGCCGTGTCCGTCGATGCCCTGATGGCATTCGACGGCCACTGA
- a CDS encoding tyrosine-type recombinase/integrase: MALTDTSIRTAKPREKDYKLADSGGLYLLVTPAGGKLWRLKFRSDGKERKLALGRYPAVGLADARKARDAARSQLASGADPAREKQRQKIRAKLSAENTFAAIAAEYAAKRKRDGEKGWTDSTAKRCEYLLSRLAPSLGHLPIAEIEPADVLAAVRKIERKGQLESARRTLQLASAVFRYAVSTARLGSDPTRDLRGALTAPTVTHYGAITDASRVGALLRAIDTYEGTGITGLALRLAPHVFVRPGELRHAEWSEFDLDAGLWAIPAGKMKMRKPHHVPLSRQSVAILREVHSVTGPAGLVFPSVRSRTRPMSDNTLNSALRRLGYTSEEMTAHGFRALASTLLNECGKWNPDAIERALAHGDKDKVRAAYHRGPHWQERVEMAQWWSDYLDQLRKGADVVKFPERQAG, encoded by the coding sequence ATGGCGCTGACAGACACGAGCATTCGAACCGCCAAGCCCCGGGAAAAGGACTACAAACTGGCCGATTCCGGGGGCCTTTATCTGCTGGTCACACCAGCGGGCGGGAAGCTCTGGCGGTTGAAGTTCCGGAGCGACGGGAAAGAACGCAAGCTGGCGCTGGGCCGTTACCCGGCTGTCGGTCTGGCCGATGCCCGCAAGGCGCGGGATGCCGCCCGCTCGCAACTGGCCAGTGGAGCCGATCCGGCACGGGAAAAGCAGCGCCAGAAGATCCGGGCCAAGCTGTCAGCTGAAAACACCTTTGCGGCCATTGCTGCCGAGTATGCCGCCAAGCGCAAGCGGGACGGGGAAAAGGGCTGGACCGATTCAACCGCCAAACGGTGCGAATATCTGCTGTCGCGGCTGGCCCCTTCGCTGGGCCACCTGCCCATTGCCGAGATAGAGCCTGCTGACGTGCTGGCAGCGGTGCGCAAGATTGAAAGGAAAGGCCAGCTGGAAAGCGCCCGGCGCACCCTGCAACTGGCCAGCGCTGTTTTCCGCTATGCCGTATCTACCGCGCGGCTGGGGTCCGACCCGACCCGCGACTTGCGCGGCGCACTGACAGCGCCAACCGTGACCCATTACGGGGCCATTACCGATGCCAGCCGCGTAGGCGCGCTGTTGCGGGCGATAGATACCTATGAGGGCACCGGCATAACCGGGCTGGCCCTGCGGCTGGCCCCGCACGTCTTTGTGAGGCCGGGCGAGTTGCGCCATGCCGAATGGAGCGAGTTCGATCTGGACGCGGGCCTGTGGGCCATCCCGGCGGGCAAGATGAAAATGCGCAAGCCGCATCATGTGCCCCTGTCGCGGCAATCGGTGGCCATCCTGCGGGAAGTCCATTCCGTTACCGGACCCGCAGGGCTGGTGTTTCCATCGGTCCGCAGCCGGACCCGGCCCATGAGCGATAACACCTTGAACAGCGCCCTGCGGCGGCTGGGCTATACCAGTGAGGAAATGACAGCGCACGGGTTCCGGGCGCTGGCGTCAACGCTGCTGAATGAATGCGGCAAGTGGAACCCGGACGCGATCGAACGGGCGCTGGCCCATGGCGATAAGGACAAGGTGCGCGCTGCCTATCATCGCGGCCCCCATTGGCAGGAACGGGTGGAAATGGCCCAGTGGTGGAGCGATTATCTGGACCAGCTGCGCAAAGGGGCGGACGTGGTGAAGTTCCCGGAACGGCAGGCCGGGTAG
- the pepN gene encoding aminopeptidase N — translation MDIATPPQPDGTTILADAAPTPHEPPVIRREDYRPFGWLVPEVSLRFDLGLDRTRVHAALTVQRNARADHSDTIRLNGDGLAARSVTVDGAPCTGWSMDGGDLMVPLHGDSHLIEVETEIDPSANTQLMGLYASSGMLCTQCEAEGFRRITFFPDRPDVLSVYTVRMQGPKAQFPVLLCNGNEVATGEGEDGSHWAEWHDPWPKPSYLFALVAGDLVANSQGFTTMGGREVTLNIWVRVEDLPRTDHALESLARSMRWDEEVFGREYDLDLYNVVAVSDFNMGAMENKGLNVFNTKYVLADRETANDADYDAIEGVIAHEYFHNWSGNRVTCRDWFQLSLKEGFTVLRDQLFSQDMQGEAVKRIEDVRVLRQVQFPEDSGPLAHPIRPDSFREISNFYTATVYNKGAEVIRMMRTMSGPEAFRRGTDLYFSRHDGEAATCEDFVRAIEEGAGLDLAQFRLWYSQAGTPKVEVALTHEGETATLHLKQTVPPTPGQPDKKPMPIPLRLALFDRASGAHRGEELLVLDRAEASYHFAGFAALPVLSINRGFSAPVAIERHVPAEDLLFLAAHDDDPFARYEAMQELLVGHLTAASGGGLDAAERAAGQEAVRSAFAAVLTDKALDDSMRGELITLPGHGYLAEQQLVADPALIHAEREALKTWLGRELEADLLAIHHRAAAVPFALDRAAKGARKIRTQTLVYLAAGNPALASELAAAQYHNATNMTDRQGALMVLAGLETAARTACLLDFYNRFRGNDLVIDKWFSLQALSLHPQVLEHVKALARHLDFTLRNPNRVRSLYMAFAANAHAFHAASGEGYRMLADLIIELDAINAQTAARMVPSLGRWRRTEPGRAALMKGELERIMATGSLSRDTFEQVSRSLG, via the coding sequence ATGGATATTGCAACCCCTCCGCAGCCCGATGGCACCACCATTCTCGCAGACGCCGCGCCCACCCCGCACGAACCGCCGGTGATCCGGCGCGAGGATTACCGTCCGTTCGGCTGGCTGGTACCTGAGGTCTCGCTCCGGTTTGACCTCGGGCTGGACCGCACCCGGGTGCACGCCGCGCTGACGGTGCAGCGCAATGCCCGGGCCGATCACAGCGACACCATCCGGCTCAATGGCGACGGGCTGGCGGCGCGCTCGGTCACGGTCGATGGCGCGCCCTGTACCGGCTGGAGCATGGACGGCGGCGACCTGATGGTGCCGCTGCATGGCGACAGCCATCTGATCGAGGTCGAGACCGAGATCGATCCATCGGCCAACACCCAGCTGATGGGCCTCTATGCCTCCAGCGGGATGCTGTGCACCCAGTGCGAGGCCGAAGGTTTCCGCCGGATTACCTTCTTCCCTGACCGGCCCGATGTGCTCTCGGTTTACACCGTGCGGATGCAGGGGCCCAAAGCGCAGTTCCCGGTGCTGCTGTGCAACGGCAACGAAGTGGCGACCGGAGAAGGCGAAGACGGCTCCCACTGGGCCGAATGGCACGATCCCTGGCCCAAGCCGAGCTACCTGTTCGCGCTGGTGGCAGGTGATCTGGTGGCCAACTCGCAGGGCTTCACCACCATGGGGGGGCGCGAAGTGACGCTCAATATCTGGGTCCGCGTCGAGGACCTGCCGCGCACCGATCATGCGCTCGAATCGCTGGCCCGGTCGATGCGCTGGGACGAGGAGGTGTTCGGCCGCGAATACGACCTCGACCTCTACAACGTGGTTGCGGTGAGCGATTTCAACATGGGTGCGATGGAGAACAAGGGCCTCAACGTCTTCAACACCAAGTATGTGCTGGCCGACCGGGAAACCGCCAACGACGCCGATTATGACGCCATCGAAGGGGTCATCGCGCACGAATACTTCCATAACTGGTCGGGCAACCGCGTCACCTGCCGGGACTGGTTCCAGCTGAGCCTCAAGGAAGGCTTCACCGTGCTGCGCGACCAGCTGTTCAGCCAGGACATGCAGGGCGAAGCGGTCAAGCGGATCGAGGATGTGCGGGTGCTGCGCCAGGTCCAGTTTCCTGAGGACAGCGGCCCGCTGGCCCACCCGATCCGGCCTGACAGCTTCCGGGAAATCTCCAATTTCTACACCGCCACGGTCTACAACAAGGGGGCCGAGGTGATCCGCATGATGCGGACCATGTCCGGGCCGGAGGCGTTCCGGCGGGGCACCGACCTGTACTTCAGCCGCCATGACGGCGAGGCCGCCACGTGCGAGGATTTCGTCCGCGCGATCGAGGAAGGGGCCGGGCTTGACCTGGCCCAGTTCCGCCTGTGGTATTCCCAGGCCGGGACGCCCAAGGTCGAGGTCGCGCTGACGCACGAGGGCGAGACGGCGACCCTCCACCTCAAACAGACTGTTCCGCCAACACCGGGGCAGCCCGACAAGAAGCCGATGCCGATCCCGCTGCGTCTTGCCCTGTTTGACCGCGCCAGCGGCGCGCACCGGGGCGAAGAACTGCTGGTGCTCGACCGGGCCGAGGCGAGCTACCACTTTGCCGGGTTTGCCGCCCTGCCGGTGCTGTCGATCAACCGCGGCTTTTCCGCCCCCGTTGCGATCGAGCGCCACGTGCCTGCTGAGGACCTGCTGTTCCTGGCCGCGCATGACGATGATCCCTTCGCCCGCTACGAGGCGATGCAGGAACTGCTGGTCGGCCATCTTACAGCCGCCAGTGGCGGTGGCCTGGACGCGGCCGAGCGCGCGGCTGGTCAGGAAGCGGTCCGCAGCGCCTTTGCTGCGGTGCTGACCGACAAGGCGCTGGATGATTCGATGCGGGGCGAACTCATCACCCTGCCCGGCCACGGCTATCTTGCCGAACAGCAGCTGGTGGCCGATCCGGCGCTTATCCATGCCGAACGTGAGGCGCTCAAGACCTGGCTCGGGCGTGAGCTGGAGGCGGACCTGCTCGCCATCCACCACCGCGCCGCAGCGGTCCCCTTTGCGCTTGACCGGGCAGCCAAGGGAGCGCGCAAGATCCGCACCCAGACGCTGGTCTATCTTGCGGCGGGCAACCCTGCCCTGGCTTCGGAGCTGGCAGCGGCGCAATACCATAACGCCACCAACATGACTGACCGCCAGGGCGCACTGATGGTCCTGGCCGGGCTGGAGACGGCCGCGCGCACCGCGTGCCTGCTCGATTTCTACAACCGCTTCCGCGGCAATGATCTGGTGATCGACAAGTGGTTCAGCCTGCAGGCGCTCTCGCTCCACCCGCAGGTGCTGGAGCATGTCAAGGCGCTGGCCCGTCACCTCGATTTCACCTTGCGCAACCCCAACCGGGTGCGGTCGCTTTACATGGCTTTTGCCGCCAATGCCCATGCGTTCCATGCCGCGAGCGGGGAAGGTTACCGGATGCTGGCGGACCTGATTATCGAACTCGATGCAATCAACGCTCAGACCGCCGCGCGTATGGTGCCCTCCCTCGGGCGCTGGCGGCGGACCGAGCCGGGCCGGGCAGCACTGATGAAGGGCGAGCTGGAGCGGATCATGGCTACCGGCAGCCTGTCGCGCGACACGTTCGAGCAAGTGAGCCGCAGCCTTGGCTGA
- the petA gene encoding ubiquinol-cytochrome c reductase iron-sulfur subunit gives MADSTGTATPAMVAETGDTGVRRRDFINIAAVSAAGVGAVGVVLPLISQMAPSADVLAESSTEVDVSAIQPGQAVKAIFRKQPLFIRRLTPAEVEAANAVATGDLRDAQSLAERTKEGHEDLLVTMGVCTHLGCVPLGAAEGENKGEYGGYFCPCHGSHYDTAGRIRKGPAPTNLEVPEYAFTSDTVIRVG, from the coding sequence ATGGCTGATTCGACTGGCACCGCGACACCGGCAATGGTTGCCGAAACCGGCGACACCGGGGTCCGCAGGCGCGACTTCATCAATATCGCTGCGGTCAGCGCCGCCGGCGTCGGCGCGGTTGGCGTGGTGCTGCCGCTGATCAGCCAGATGGCGCCTTCGGCTGACGTTCTGGCCGAAAGCAGCACCGAGGTTGACGTTTCGGCAATCCAGCCCGGTCAGGCCGTCAAGGCGATTTTCCGCAAGCAACCCCTGTTCATCCGCCGCCTGACCCCGGCTGAGGTCGAGGCGGCCAACGCGGTAGCGACCGGCGATCTGCGCGATGCGCAAAGCCTGGCTGAGCGGACCAAGGAAGGTCATGAGGACCTGCTCGTGACCATGGGTGTCTGTACCCACCTCGGTTGTGTTCCCCTCGGTGCCGCAGAAGGCGAGAACAAGGGTGAGTACGGCGGCTATTTCTGCCCCTGTCATGGTTCGCACTACGACACGGCAGGCCGCATTCGCAAAGGCCCGGCACCGACCAACCTGGAAGTGCCGGAATACGCATTCACTTCCGACACTGTCATCCGGGTCGGCTGA